The genomic segment gtTTATGCGTTGTACGACGGTACCAGTGctgcaaaagatcaagatactctaatagagcaatcagttatTCTGGCTACACCTTTAGCTAGACAATAATAACTACTCCACCTGCAGACatgtacagtaggaccttgattatccgaatcCTGATTATCCGAACCCtcgaacagtataagtgactgctctattagagtatttcatcattGGTGAACATTTTTATTAGagcaagtgtatgttctattaaagtagttgaacagaactctgtatataaataataGGCGTCATTTATCCCAACAAATTCACTTGTTAattatgattgaactggcacacaggtgtttggataatggaggtcctagtGTACTACTATCACCTgctgttacaaaaaaaaatcaacagCATGCATAGATTATAACTATCACAAACTGTCTAAGCATAACATAAATTTTGTTCAGTGCAAATCATGCaaacatataattatttacatgaaaatttaaatatttttcccaacaataagttatagttaaagaaccaccgtgtgtgtgtgtgtgtgtatggaaaatacagcacgagggaatgtgttgagaggctaatacagaataaggtgaagccgagtgctgtatttgccttgagccccccccccccgagtGTCATGTTTTTTGTACACGCAAgcataggtggtgctttaagtgtatcattgtacttcctggtcatcttgctTGGAGTCATGGAGTAATTTTTTTGAGTATATACCTGAATTgcttcaattttcagtgatcagactatcagtaagttgtcatataatctatttgtaGGCGTAGAAttaactggtaggattagtttagcTAGTTTTAGCATTTAACAGTGTCATGCTCAGATCCATCGTGCTGTTTGTGTGGGGTTGCTGCTTCAATTTTCcatgatcagactatcagtgaGTGTTCATGTATATAATTCTAGTGTAGaaccaactggtaggattactctggttagttttagtgatttataTGATCACAATTATGCTGTCTAAGTGGGGTTGTTTTCGTAACATTCcttgcataactgtactgtactgtacttgcTCAATTATTCAcataactgtattgtatgactcatacagtacagttatgcagctaattggtacaatatggaaaatacagtagcGGCGGCACTTTGATCTTCCaacgcaaagtacaataaagcaaattacagtacatataATATACAGACAGTACCTGGTGTGTCATTAAATCCCATCATGTCATTATGAGGAGCAATCTTCTTTTCCCCATAGGACATATGACTGTATAAAAATAATACACTATTAAATGGAGCAAGAAATTCAATAGAACATAGTACAAAATGACATTCACAAGGACTGAGTTAGGTATTAGAGGAGGCTTGGTTACGAATCACCAAAACATCTCATGATCTCAAAAAAAAAGTTCAATCTACATGTGATCACCTAGCATGTAGAGAAAATGTAACGAAgagtttgtgaaaattgtatAGATAATAATTCTTTTATCATCACATGTGAGTTAATAGCTACAGTATTGAAGCCAGTATGTCATACAAGTATTCTTTGAATCTCACATTAAATGATTAGCTAGTTAATAGTTATGTTTAGAAATTCCTCTCTTCATGACACATGATTATAAATGTGATCCACTGAGCAAAAGCCTGATTTGTTACACTTTTCTCAAACTTCATTTTACAACTcctttgttgtctagaggaaaATAAACAATGGGTTGTTACAGTTTCAGTCTTATCTGGTGAGTACTTTTgaagttatagtgatagacagcaAGAAGAGCAAGAcagttgatttgtacagtgcctatacgGAAAACAAATTACAGGCACtcatttaatcaatcataagtcATGGTTacggagttgggacttgtgccaCTATGTTCACCATGAGCTAGGGCATTCACCAAGGTACAGTTTTGGTCTATATCCACCCATGCCATTAGCacgaaggctgttcaagctaaCGATAAACTTATGTTTTATTGCAACACacgtaactcatgtttgctttgACGTACAGAAACAAAATTCTTATTCTCATGAAAAGGTGAATCTAGTGATATATTAGATATTCCAATTCATGTCTTTTTTCACTGATTACCAAAATGGaaacaattaaaacatgcataacATTATTcttgtagcatgcatttttatccaatgtatttcaatggcatttatctcaaatgcaaacaagtcaggtttttgctcagtgggtcacaaataATATGACACGTGGCTTTCCTATCAAAGTATCAAGGTAACACAGCTAATTGACATGTTTTATAAAAATGGCAAAAAGATTTCTATCAGCTAGTATCAATACCACAGTGATGGCGGAATGTGGGGGCTAGAGGGGCTggagcccccccccccaaacTTTCAGATGAGAGGGGCAGAGCTACTCCAATAATTACCTTGTGTGATGTCATGATGTGGAAAGATTAATTGTATGTACGTTGTACCTGAAAGATACTTTTACAAAAAGtgccaccagattcaatcttgtagcatctatttttcaattttttttctagGGGGTATAGCCTAAAAGGTGTGTGCTGAGTGTGCATAGCACACTGTTGTAATCACTGTAACTATGAACAAGCCTCCAGCTTACATACAAGTGTCAGGTCAAATAATTTTGAGCCCCCAACTTTTCACCTTCTTCCGCCTCAGTACCAGACAGCATGTTTGGCTATTAGGCAATAACATGGCATCACATACACTATCACCTTCCTCTAGTTCACTATAAAACTATTGCATCTAATAAGACTATTGCATCTAATAAAGCTTGACTATGCTCTTGACCACCAATAAAGTGCTGGGGTAGGCTCAGTTATGTTAAACTGTTTTCCAAGTACTAAATTTGATCCATTGTATTTCATTACCATCTCATGTAGTTACTCATCCATCACTTGCTTactccataataattattgcgtGCTGTTGTTGTGCATGCAATCTTTTGTAAATTTATGTGGCCTAACAAAAAGTAACAGTAACATTTCTTTAGCAACGGGTTGGCTGAGTACACTAGTGAAAACTCACCTTCCAGATACAATGTTCCTTGTATCTATATAAATTCTATAATCACTTAAAGGGGTAATGCGTCGCAGTGGCTTACACAACGAAGCTGTTTAATTTCCTTACGCATgtgattattttgtgtacaataAAATCACGTGTTACGGAGTTGTCAGCTCTATACGCGCGTGTTAAATTGATAGATAGCGCGGAAATTCAGAAGAATACCACCTGGACGTCCACGTACTGGAAGAGCTAACTACGCCTTCGTGAGACTTCGAGAAGAGACTCACAAGTTATGGTTAGAGGCAAAACGTTCCCTTGCGGCTAGTAGCGACGATGCATTGGCTTGTTGTCTCCTTCAAAATATCCGAAGAAAAGTTAGTAGCAGCGCTCTCGAGCCACTGAGTACGCCAGTTGCAGAAGTTGTGGGAACAACACAGAGGTAACTGACGTTTTCCATGATCTTACGCGACCAATGCTTTCATCATAGCTCAGATTTGTCAGTGGTTGCTGGACGACATCGTTGTGATGATTTATTTTTGTGCTCCACACCAGTTCACAGTTCTACAAGAAATGAATCAAGGCTTGTAAGTAGCGACAGAAGAGGTGAGAGGCTCAAGCATCCAGTTTTGTTTCGTGCTGAGGAAGAGGAGTCAAGTAGTGATTGTGAGGCTACACCACAGCTGCAACAGGAGTGGTAAGTGGCTTCGATTATTAGCTTTTGCCAGTAAAGCATCATGCCTGTTAATATATGTGGATAGATATGGATACGTTGTATCTTTATGTTATCGTAAATATAAATCTGTAGTAACAGACAAGCTGAGGACAGTACATTGGCATCAGTGTCAATCATAGATCACCCATCAACAATGTAATGTTGCCTTAGATCCTGTGTGTTATAGTAAGATACACTTGGATTACAGGCTGGCTGATGGCTACTGGCAACAAAGGTGCGCACTTTTATCAGTGGTGATAATGTTATATTGGTGTGAGGACTGTTCAAATAAGACAGAAGCTTATCACTCTCTGCTTCTTACGTATGTCAACGACTAACTGCACTAAAATGCAAGTTAAATTCTAAAAGGATGTTTTTGGATATTGGTATGCAAAGAGCTAGTTTAATGCTCCAGAATCCTCTCAAAATTAATTTACTGTGTTGAAGTAGTCACTTATTTATAAAGTTATTTATGTAGTAATTGCTGTGACACCCATACCGAACCTTTAAAGCTCCGGAGTGAAAAGAAGCACTGTCTTATTGGAAGTGACTATTTTGTTTACTGATATGAGGGAGCCAGTGAGATTGTATACATGTTTGTGCATAAAACTGTAGCAACTGGCAAGCCGAGGAGAGCACATTGACATCTGTTTCAACTATTGATTACTCATCAACCATGTAATATTGTCAATGCATTTGTTGTGTGCTTACATGGTACTATTCAACTTGCAGGCTGGCCGAAGAAAGCTCACAACAAAGGTTCGATATTTTATTATGTTGTATTGTGTCTATCATAACCAACAGTGGCTCAGTGTGTACCAGTGATGAAATAAGGTAGTGTGCAGTCTTCTATTTTCATATACAATTATTAATTTGGAAAACAGGACTGTACAGAATGCTTCTTATATATTGAATGGCACTTCATCTGAGTCAGATGATGATACGTACATAGTATCGGATGATTAGTATGTATACATTACTGTCATCATGAGTGTTATACAAAAAAATTCACTGTAGTACATCTGAATGCTCATCTGGCTCTGAAGATGTAGAGGAAGAATTGGAATCCAATGAAATATCTGTACAAGGTATGGAGTACCCTATAACACAAAATATTCAAGGGACAAAACGTTTGCAATTAGACCATCTTGTTAGTATTCGTAGAAAAACTTTTGTAGTTACATAAGACAAATGTTCACGAGTCAGTAATGTCACTAGCAATTCGCAGAAATACATTTGCGGTTTATGGAGACACTGCAAGAACTGCAAAAGTGTTATCCCTCAAATTTTTTGTACTATACGGTATATTACATATTTACAATTATTGTATTGTAGGTATTGAAGGAGCAAACATCAAGGTGTTATGTAACCTGGATAAGCTGTCGATGTTATTCTCTGGAAAATGTCACAAACCTGGTTGTGTAGAGAATTGCTCTATTGCTAAATACAAAGTCATTGGCTGTTGTGTCCTGATTCATAGTCAGTGCACCAATAAGCACATTTTTGTCTGGAAATCATCAGAACTGTTAACTAGCAGAACTAACAATAAACTTTTCCAAAACAACCTTTTATTTGCGTCAGCAATAATTCTATCAGGGCAGAGCTACTATAAAATAGCCGATTTTGCAAATGTGTTGGGGTTATCGGTTTCATCAAGCTCTTCCTTTCATTGCTACCAAAGACATTATATATGTCCTGGAATAGAAGTGTTCTTTAATGCAGAACAGGTCAATAGACATATTAATGTGTATCATAATGTATTTATATTGCATCTATACTTACATCAAATAGGACAAACTCCTATCCACTTATCGTGGTAAGCGCGTTGTTTTGGCTGCGGACGGAAGATGTGATTCTCCTGGAAACAGTGCTAAGTATTGCACGTACTCACTTATGGACCATGAAACTAACAAAATTCTTCATGTTGAAACAGTGGACAAAAGGGAGGTCAGATTGCAGTCACCTAACATGGAACGAGAAGCATTCTCTAGATCCATAGCCCATGTACTAAGTTTTAAGACTAATTTAGATCATTTTTTGTATAATCAACGTTTTTCATTTGTATGATttaattgagattggttttataagactctgtcttctttttgaccaattatacataataataataatgtattgcAGTTGGTTGAATGTCCTGaagtcagcgttgaaaccgggtcactactgctgacccggatgacccactgacccggatagcaatccgggtcagacccggatgtgacccggattaaattaagccgaggcgcgcgataagagctatgtttcgggtagtctcgagcgagcgagactacgttttgagcgttccattcgtgttgagtaaacgagtagttatttatatttattactgtgcagcaatcaaaagattataacgcacaggtgtgatcataaaagttacttaagttattacaaaactcattaggggtagaggaattaattacatcagcagggagttggttccataatttgatggttaatgggaaaaaggaaaatttgttatgtgataactaagccggtaagtttataattttaaatcagtcagtgggtttggttccacgtagctactgtgagtttacagacagcaattgggtgtggcttcatacatacttagtattgcaatttcccaatatattaaaatgggtgtggctcacaaaagcacttgactagacctagactatatacaactcatacattaatcgattagtgggcgtggctccacgtaagcttgcagacagaaacggacagtttcatgctacagactgcacttactaataaatgggcgtggctgagcgtatgtttgtaacgcgataagtgggcgtggctcacgaaagagctacgcgactagcgtttataggttccacgtcattaaacgatcaatttcgtttctcacgtgatccaatccgggtcagacccggataatttgtaaaccgggtcagacccggatgacccggagaaaatgtgacccggatgacccgacccggttcaACGCTGCCTGAAGTCATTACTGATGCATCATCCTCAGTGCGCAAGATGATAGGTATATACAGGTGTATATTATACCATTCACTGCTTGTTCTACTGTGCACTCTGTAGAAACTCAGTACCCACAAATGCTGCATTCCCTAGATGTTTGGCACAAAtcaaaaaaaatgaaaaaagcATTAGCTGAGGTGAGTAACAGGGCAAAggccaaaattttattttatgggtTGTGCTAACATACTTTAGGCTGGTAAGCGCAAGGGCATGGATAAATTATTAAAGTGGAGCTCCAATATTGTGAATCACTTCTGGTACTGTTGTCGTACTAGTAATGGAGATGTACAAATACTGAAGGTACATAaattatgtgaccgaatttgtgaaaaggggttttCCAGACACATTCAATTTGTCAACTTTGACGATTCATAACTTTGTCTTATAAGATAATGAAGATATTGACTTGAAGTTTTGTCAGTGGTGAGTTTTAACATGGCCAAGTGAGCACTGAACATTCCAAGATGAATTCTTGCTTGAACACCAAGTTACGGCTCCATGAAGTTTTAGAataggatgtgtgtggaagaccccttttcacaaattcgGTCACGTATATACACTACGTATGTGTATAAATACAGTATAGtataaataaacaaaaatagTATAAATTTTGCTACCTTATACTGTTATGTGTACTAGATAAAGTGGTCTGCCCTGCTACATCATGTCATTGATGAGCATCAATGGCTTGATGGACGATGCGAACATGATGATCTAACTGGGCCACCAACAGATGGAGATGGTAGAGTACTGCAATACTTCCGTCGCAATGAGCCATCGTTTAGAGTATTGCAAAAGCTGATAATGGATCCAAAATGGCTAGAGTCCATGAAATACTATACCAAATTTCGGTAAGGACTCTTAGTAGATTGAAGCTAACTTGCATACTTCCATTATACAGGCATACAGGAAACCTGGAGTCTTTTCACAATTTAGTACTTGCTTATGTTTCCAAGAGACATGCATACCAGTGAGCTGAGCATGCCCTGCTTTATTTTTTACTTTTCATGCTTTGTAGGAATCAAGCTTATCAGGCACGTATCCAGTTGGCTGTATTAGACAACAACGCACACTGCACTAGGGACCCGGCTTACAGTAAATCAGGTGCTGCTTTGTATGCCCGCAAGTACAGGAAACAAAGCAAAAAGTGAGATGCAACTCctataaaaaaagaaaagatTACAATTATATGCCTAAAATAATTGACACAATTGAAGAACAACAATACAACTTCAGTGGGCCACTTAAGAAGAAACGTCCTTTGCCACAAGGCCACCCTGCACACATACAAGCCACCATTGGTGACTCACAGCCTACATCTACAAGCATTATTGTGCAAAACAAGAGGTCACGTTTTTCATaaattattgtaaaatcatgaataataataatttacaatTGTAATGATAGAATGATAGATTGGTCAATGATTGTTCAAAAAAAAGTCACTGTTAGAGTACATTAGCTGGATCGATATCCAAGATATATACCATCTGGAGCTGGATACTTGTCTCTGATGGCCCACACAACACAAGATGGGATAACTTTTCTGTTCCCACTTCCCAGATAGCCGCATTGCCACATAGTCCACTGTCTATACCCAGCCCACCGATAGCTTGACGAACTGTAATCTGGAACATCTGCATAGATTGTGCTCCTGCTAACAATGCAGACAGCCAAAATATGAGGATCTAAGACCACCTGTCGAAACACCTCAGATGTAGTCACACAAACTCTGTTTTTGCAGCACACATTCTCTGAAGGTTGGGGCATAGATCTACATTTACCACATTTGCACCAATGTGGTGCATTACTTGGACCTTGTGGTGGATCAGGGATTGGAGGTGATAGAAGTGCCTTTGCTAATTCCAAGCCACCTACATTTTCGTACGCAGCAACTATCAATTTTTTGCACTCACTGGAATCTAAGTCTGTTACGAACTCCTATACAATTACAGAGTATTACTTACTTATCAACACTGCTACTTACTTCAAGTTGTTGTCTCCTTATGGCCATGGCATTTTCACCTGCTGGCCTCTCAGCTTCTTGTACAGGCTGCAAGTTACTATTTGATACAGATTATCAATGCTCGATTACATTGTTTACTTTGTCCTTGCAGGACTTTTGTCTCGTGCCACAGGTGCATCGCTCCGAACAGAATGCATTGGCTGCCTGGCATGGACATTTTTTTCGTTGACACGTGTTTTTACAGGAACACGATGTTGACTCGTTATCCTATTATAGTACTTGCAAAGTGACAGCCTTCAATAAAACTATTCACCGTGTCAGAATCAGAAGTCGAGCCGCTTAAGCTTCTGTCGTACTCGTCATCACTGTCGCGTTCCCGTGTCGCCATTTTGTTAGTCCGTATATGTTTGTACACTAATATGACATCATTGTTTTTAACTTAAATGGTTTCATAACATAAACAAACGCGACGCATTGCCCCTTTAACCCTTCTCCAGTATTCTAGTAT from the Dysidea avara chromosome 13, odDysAvar1.4, whole genome shotgun sequence genome contains:
- the LOC136243782 gene encoding uncharacterized protein, with translation MTRPGSTLPEVITDASSSVRKMIETQYPQMLHSLDVWHKSKKMKKALAEAGKRKGMDKLLKWSSNIVNHFWYCCRTSNGDVQILKIKWSALLHHVIDEHQWLDGRCEHDDLTGPPTDGDGRVLQYFRRNEPSFRVLQKLIMDPKWLESMKYYTKFRHTGNLESFHNLVLAYVSKRHAYQNQAYQARIQLAVLDNNAHCTRDPAYSKSGAALYARKYRKQSKK
- the LOC136243781 gene encoding P2X purinoceptor 7-like, yielding MATRERDSDDEYDRSLSGSTSDSDTDNESTSCSCKNTCQRKKCPCQAANAFCSERCTCGTRQKSCKDKPVQEAERPAGENAMAIRRQQLEEFVTDLDSSECKKLIVAAYENVGGLELAKALLSPPIPDPPQGPSNAPHWCKCGKCRSMPQPSENVCCKNRVCVTTSEVFRQVVLDPHILAVCIVSRSTIYADVPDYSSSSYRWAGYRQWTMWQCGYLGSGNRKVIPSCVVWAIRDKYPAPDGIYLGYRSS